A genomic region of Notamacropus eugenii isolate mMacEug1 chromosome 3, mMacEug1.pri_v2, whole genome shotgun sequence contains the following coding sequences:
- the OR10A7 gene encoding olfactory receptor 10A7 — protein sequence MTCENQTRITEFFLLGFTNNPEMQICLFILFLIIYSVTLVGNFLIVTVTSVDPALQTPMYFFLRNLSLLEVCFTLVIVPKMIVDLVSTKKTISFIGCGTQMYFFFFFGSSECFLLSMMAYDRYVAICNPLRYTLIMNRGLCNLMAIGSWLSGVPVSMLQTAWMMALTFCGQNTVDHFFCDGPPVLKLVSQDTTTYEMQALASTLLFIMFPFSLILVSYTHIITTILKMPSATGRQKAFSTCSSHLIVVSLFYGTASLTYLRPKSTQSPESKKMVSLSYTVITPMLNPIIYSLRNNEVKGAIRRTFSREVL from the coding sequence atgacttgtgAGAATCAGACGAGAATCACTGAATTTTTCCTTCTGGGGTTCACCAACAATCCTGAAATGCAAATTTGCCTCTTTATTCTGTTTCTGATCATTTATTCAGTCACTTTGGTGGGCAACTTCCTCATTGTCACAGTAACTAGTGTGGACCCTGCTCTTCAAacccccatgtacttcttcctccGAAACCTATCACTCTTAGAGGTCTGCTTCACTTTGGTTATAGTACCCAAGATGATAGTGGACTTGGTGTCTACAAAGAAAACCATCTCCTTCATAGGCTGTGGTACACAgatgtatttcttcttcttctttggcaGTTCTGAGTGCTTTCTTCTCTCCATGATGGCATATGATCGTTACGTGGCCATTTGTAACCCTCTCCGATACACACTCATCATGAACCGAGGCCTGTGCAACTTAATGGCAATAGGGTCTTGGCTGTCTGGTGTCCCTGTGTCTATGCTGCAAACAGCTTGGATGATGGCCCTTACTTTCTGTGGACAAAATACTGTGGACCACTTCTTCTGTGATGGCCCACCTGTTTTGAAGCTTGTCTCTCAGGACACAACCACGTATGAGATGCAGGCATTGGCCTCTACCCTCCTTTTCATCatgttccccttctcccttatcttgGTTTCATACACCCACATTATCACAACCATCCTGAAAATGCCCTCTGCCACTGGCCGCCAGAAAGCCTTTTCTACTTGTTCTTCCCATTTAATTGTGGTATCCCTCTTTTATGGGACAGCAAGTTTAACTTATCTGAGACCAAAGTCCACTCAATCTCCTGAGAGTAAGAAGATGGTATCACTTTCCTACACAGTCATCACTCCAATGTTAAACCCAATTATCTATAGCCTGAGGAACAATGAAGTGAAAGGGGCTATCAGGAGGACATTTTCTAGAGAGGTGTTATAG